Proteins encoded in a region of the bacterium genome:
- a CDS encoding TetR/AcrR family transcriptional regulator, which produces MRAVGSEFGLRSEPRQARARETFEVLLSVAAELLDEVGIDGFNTNLLAERAGVRVRTVYRYFPNKRAVVIALAQRAVADWDAWVAEALEGFSLTSDWRVALRRVIDRYYEGVRAQPGHAGIRRAMSAVPELHEIDQEDNARMADVFARFLRGIAPDLPLARARLISRCLIESTVAIVDLAIELPPARSKALIDELMAMYGAYLEPWLGRD; this is translated from the coding sequence ATGCGAGCTGTGGGCTCCGAGTTCGGCCTACGCAGCGAGCCGCGCCAGGCACGGGCCCGCGAGACATTCGAAGTGCTCCTCTCGGTGGCCGCGGAGCTCCTCGACGAGGTCGGGATCGACGGATTCAACACGAATCTGCTGGCAGAGCGGGCGGGTGTCCGAGTCCGGACCGTCTACCGCTACTTCCCCAACAAGCGGGCTGTTGTCATCGCGCTGGCCCAGCGCGCCGTCGCGGATTGGGACGCGTGGGTGGCCGAGGCCCTGGAAGGTTTCTCGCTGACTTCGGACTGGCGCGTGGCACTCCGCCGGGTAATCGATCGCTACTACGAGGGCGTCCGTGCACAGCCCGGGCATGCGGGGATCCGCCGGGCCATGAGTGCCGTCCCGGAACTGCACGAAATCGATCAGGAAGACAATGCCCGCATGGCGGATGTGTTCGCGCGGTTCCTTCGCGGCATCGCTCCAGATCTCCCGCTTGCCCGAGCCCGCCTGATCTCACGCTGCCTGATCGAGAGCACAGTGGCCATTGTCGACCTCGCGATCGAACTCCCTCCCGCTCGGTCCAAGGCTCTCATCGACGAACTGATGGCCATGTATGGCGCCTATCTGGAACCGTGGCTCGGGCGCGACTGA